One segment of Mugil cephalus isolate CIBA_MC_2020 chromosome 14, CIBA_Mcephalus_1.1, whole genome shotgun sequence DNA contains the following:
- the klhl38a gene encoding kelch-like protein 38: protein MAARPQEVFSFKDSELPSHLLIQLNTLRQERILTDVLLCTEHQEIPCHRNVLVSSSPYFRAMFCSNFLESSQARVNLKGISSNVLSGIVDYVYTGCISITMEIVLPLMQAASMLHYGGLFEACSMFLQDQLSPENCLSMIRLSEILHCESLKERAKEMAVRCFSDVAATEDFCELSLPELMCYLEDDRLCAEEEQVFETLLAWIHHDPFSRRGAIHDLFKKVRLRYIHPTYLFQFIANDPLVQSSTLCTEIIESVRRLMLTVSTKCSRELKPLWTTPRRYTCRETLVVVGGRKNNEQTSREALLYDERTHRWQWLAKLPLRLYKAAYVCIHSILYVVGGLSLCMASGDSSVSATVYTLSLKTNQWRTAEPMLEPRYAHQSVSYLHFIFVLGGIGVDKKISQTVERYNSMFNQWEAMAPMPTAVLHPAVAASDQRIYVFGGEDAMQNPVRLIQVYHISRNLWSRLETRTVKNVCAPAAVIEDRIYIVGGYTRRMIAYDTKANKFVKCENLKERRMHHSATVINNKLYVTGGRILNGHDVIEDSDCFECYDPKTDVWTSKGSLPYKLFDHGSLPLVCVTNRPNPP, encoded by the exons ATGGCTGCTCGACCACAAGAAGTCTTCTCTTTCAAGGACTCTGAGCTTCCCTCACACCTACTCATTCAGCTCAACACCCTCCGGCAGGAGCGCATCCTGACAGACGTCCTGCTCTGCACCGAACACCAGGAGATCCCCTGCCACAGGAACGTCCTGGTGTCCAGCAGCCCGTACTTCCGCGCCATGTTCTGCAGCAACTTTCTGGAGAGCAGCCAGGCCCGTGTGAATCTGAAGGGAATTTCTTCAAATGTGCTCAGCGGCATCGTGGACTACGTTTACACAGGCTGCATCTCCATCACCATGGAGATCGTGCTGCCGCTCATGCAGGCCGCGTCCATGCTTCACTATGGAGGTCTCTTTGAGGCCTGCTCCATGTTCCTCCAGGACCAGCTGAGTCCGGAGAACTGCCTGAGCATGATCCGGCTCTCTGAGATTCTTCACTGTGAGAGCCTGAAGGAGAGGGCGAAGGAGATGGCCGTGAGGTGTTTCTCTGATGTGGCCGCGACAGAGGACTTCTGCGAGCTGTCTCTCCCGGAGCTCATGTGTTACCTGGAAGATGACCGACTTTGCGCTGAGGAGGAGCAAGTGTTTGAGACCCTCCTGGCGTGGATCCACCACGACCCTTTCTCAAGACGCGGGGCGATACACGACCTCTTCAAGAAAGTCCGTCTGCGCTACATCCATCCAACTTACCTCTTCCAGTTCATTGCCAACGACCCGCTGGTGCAGTCCTCCACCCTCTGCACTGAGATTATCGAGTCAGTCCGCCGCCTTATGCTTACAGTCAGCACCAAGTGTAGCCGTGAGCTGAAGCCACTTTGGACCACGCCGAGGCGGTACACCTGCAGAGAGACTCTGGTGGTAGTCGGAGGACGTAAAAACAACGAACAGACTTCTAGAGAAGCTTTGCTGTATGATGAAAGGACTCATCGATGGCAGTGGTTGGCCAAGCTCCCTCTGCGCCTCTACAAAGCTGCGTATGTGTGCATCCACAGCATCCTCTATGTAGTCGGTGGACTCAGCCTGTGCATGGCATCAGGCGACAGCTCCGTCAGCGCCACAGTTTACACACTCTCCCTTAAAACGAACCAGTGGAGGACCGCGGAGCCCATGTTGGAGCCACGGTACGCTCACCAAAGCGTGTCCTATTTGCACTTTATCTTTGTGTTAGGAGGCATCGGAGTCGACAAGAAAATCTCTCAGACTGTCGAGAGGTACAACAGTATGTTCAATCAATGGGAGGCCATGGCACCGATGCCCACAGCAGTGCTTCATCCAGCTGTTGCAGCCAGTGACCAGAGGATCTATGTTTTTGGAGGAGAAGATGCAATGCAGAACCCAGTCAGGTTGATCCAG GTGTATCACATCTCACGCAACTTGTGGTCCAGACTAGAGACAAGAACAGTGAAAAACGTctgtgctcctgctgctgtgataGAGGACAGGATCTATATCGTAGGAG GGTACACCAGGCGAATGATTGCCTACGACACCAAAGCCAACAAATTCGTCAAGTGCGAGAACCTGAAGGAGCGAAGGATGCATCACAGCGCCACGGTGATCAACAACAAGCTCTATGTCACCGGCGGACGCATCCTCAACGGCCATGACGTCATTGAGGACTCGGATTGCTTCGAGTGTTACGACCCAAAGACAGACGTCTGGACCTCCAAAGGCTCTCTCCCGTACAAGCTGTTCGACCACGGCTCTCTGCCTTTGGTCTGTGTTACGAACAGACCCAACCCACCGTGA